The Juglans regia cultivar Chandler chromosome 2, Walnut 2.0, whole genome shotgun sequence genome includes a window with the following:
- the LOC109006427 gene encoding release factor glutamine methyltransferase isoform X1, with translation MKLNFTRACCPSNFSTFIKSSLCTNLHRPLYSSSLSSSHTSLKPQIPLFLRPPMHSATVSDLQKWHDWAKRLASSVGTTFLDSDNGPDSSLLCRELKWLVEDTIEDSVLSQMSIENGKRSVRLRACVEDLYNMWKQRIEERKPFQYIVGCEHWRDLVLSVQEGVLIPRPETELIVDLVADVVSENEDLREGLWADLGTGSGALAVGIGRILGSRGMVIATDLNPIALSVAAFNLQRYGLQDIIELRQGSWFEPLKDVEGNIAGIVSNPPYIPSDNISGLQAEVCRHEPKLALDGGLTGMDYIFHLCNGAASMLKPGGFFIFETNGEQQCKCLIKYLENDLRGSFCNVDMVSDFAGIQRFLIGFRQQQT, from the exons ATGAAGCTAAACTTCACACGTGCATGTTGTCCCTCTAATTTCTCGACTTTTATTAAATCCTCTCTTTGTACCAATCTCCATCGGCCCCTCTACTCTTCTTCATTGTCATCCTCGCATACATCTTTAAAACCTCAAATTCCGCTCTTTCTAAGACCACCAATGCATTCAGCGACCGTTTCTGACCTCCAAAAGTGGCATGATTGGGCCAAACGCCTTGCTTCTTCAGTTGGGACAACGTTCCTGGACAGTGACAATGGCCCTGATTCCAGCCTGTTGTGCAGGGAGCTTAAGTGGCTCGTGGAAGATACAATTGAAGACTCAGTACTTTCGCAAATGAGTATTGAAAACGGTAAAAGAAGTGTAAGATTAAGGGCCTGCGTAGAGGATCTTTACAATATGTGGAAGCAGCGGATTGAAGAGAGGAAGCCTTTTCAGTACATAGTTGGGTGTGAGCATTGGAGGGACTTGGTGTTAAGCGTCCAAGAAGGGGTTTTGATTCCAAGACCTGAGACTGAACTCATTGTTGACTTGGTGGCTGATGTGGTTTCAGAAAATGAAGATTTAAGAGAAGGGTTGTGGGCAGATTTGGGTACTGGAAGTGGTGCACTTGCTGTTGGAATTGGAAGGATTCTGGGGAGTCGTGGGATGGTTATTGCAACAGATTTGAACCCGATCGCCCTGTCTGTGGCGGCTTTTAATTTGCAGAGGTATGGTTTGCAG GATATAATTGAATTAAGGCAAGGATCATGGTTCGAACCATTGAAGGATGTGGAAGGAAACATTGCAGGTATTGTAAGTAATCCACCGTACATACCAAGTGACAATATTTCTGGGCTACAAGCTGAAGTTTGTAGACATGAACCGAAGCTTGCATTAGATGGTGGTCTCACTGGCATggattatatttttcatctttgcaATGGGGCTGCTTCAATGTTGAAACCCGGTGGATTTTTCATTTTCGAG ACAAATGGTGAGCAGCAGTGCAAGTGTCTGATAAAGTACTTGGAAAATGATCTCAGAGGCAGCTTCTGCAATGTGGATATGGTATCCGATTTTGCTGGCATTCAACGATTTCTAATCGGATTCCGTCAACAACAAACTTGA
- the LOC109006427 gene encoding release factor glutamine methyltransferase isoform X2, translating to MKLNFTRACCPSNFSTFIKSSLCTNLHRPLYSSSLSSSHTSLKPQIPLFLRPPMHSATVSDLQKWHDWAKRLASSVGTTFLDSDNGPDSSLLCRELKWLVEDTIEDSVLSQMSIENGKRSVRLRACVEDLYNMWKQRIEERKPFQYIVGCEHWRDLVLSVQEGVLIPRPETELIVDLVADVVSENEDLREGLWADLGTGSGALAVGIGRILGSRGMVIATDLNPIALSVAAFNLQRYGLQDIIELRQGSWFEPLKDVEGNIAGIVSNPPYIPSDNISGLQAEVCRHEPKLALDGGLTGMDYIFHLCNGAASMLKPGGFFIFEECMS from the exons ATGAAGCTAAACTTCACACGTGCATGTTGTCCCTCTAATTTCTCGACTTTTATTAAATCCTCTCTTTGTACCAATCTCCATCGGCCCCTCTACTCTTCTTCATTGTCATCCTCGCATACATCTTTAAAACCTCAAATTCCGCTCTTTCTAAGACCACCAATGCATTCAGCGACCGTTTCTGACCTCCAAAAGTGGCATGATTGGGCCAAACGCCTTGCTTCTTCAGTTGGGACAACGTTCCTGGACAGTGACAATGGCCCTGATTCCAGCCTGTTGTGCAGGGAGCTTAAGTGGCTCGTGGAAGATACAATTGAAGACTCAGTACTTTCGCAAATGAGTATTGAAAACGGTAAAAGAAGTGTAAGATTAAGGGCCTGCGTAGAGGATCTTTACAATATGTGGAAGCAGCGGATTGAAGAGAGGAAGCCTTTTCAGTACATAGTTGGGTGTGAGCATTGGAGGGACTTGGTGTTAAGCGTCCAAGAAGGGGTTTTGATTCCAAGACCTGAGACTGAACTCATTGTTGACTTGGTGGCTGATGTGGTTTCAGAAAATGAAGATTTAAGAGAAGGGTTGTGGGCAGATTTGGGTACTGGAAGTGGTGCACTTGCTGTTGGAATTGGAAGGATTCTGGGGAGTCGTGGGATGGTTATTGCAACAGATTTGAACCCGATCGCCCTGTCTGTGGCGGCTTTTAATTTGCAGAGGTATGGTTTGCAG GATATAATTGAATTAAGGCAAGGATCATGGTTCGAACCATTGAAGGATGTGGAAGGAAACATTGCAGGTATTGTAAGTAATCCACCGTACATACCAAGTGACAATATTTCTGGGCTACAAGCTGAAGTTTGTAGACATGAACCGAAGCTTGCATTAGATGGTGGTCTCACTGGCATggattatatttttcatctttgcaATGGGGCTGCTTCAATGTTGAAACCCGGTGGATTTTTCATTTTCGAG GAATGTATGAGCTAA